The genome window CGCTTTCATGCCATGAAGCACTCCATGGTCTCAACGGGCAACGGCAGGCGCGAGTCCTACCGTTTCAGGCCCATCCCGAGGATGAGCAATACGATGATCCTTCCGGGAAGTGATGACCCCGAAAAGATCCTGGCCTCCGTGGACGACGGCATCCTTGTCGTCAAGATGGGGGGCGGACAGGTGGATACCGTGCGCGGAGACTTTGTCTTCGAGATATCCGAAGGGTATATAATTGAAAGAGGCACGGTGGGGCCGATGATAAAGAACGCGACGATGATGGGGAACGGGCTCAAGGTCCTCAAGGACATCGATATGGTGGGTACGGACCTGGGGTTCGGGATCGGCACCTGCGGCAAGGACGGTCAGGGCGTTCCCGTGGCCGACGCGCAGCCCACCCTGAGAATACCGGGCATCATCGTCGGAGGTCGCGGCGGATAAAGATGAAAGACCGGACGGGCAACCTGTTGACCGACAGGTCTTACCGAAGGCTCCTCGACAGCCTTTACGAGGGTGTCTATCTCGTCGACAGGGACCGCACCATCGTCTACTGGAACGATGCGGCCGAGCAAATGACCGGGTACAAACGCAGTGAGGTTGTCGGAAAACACTGCTGGGACGGCCTTCTCATGCACGTGGATAACCGCGGCACCAGTCTCTGCACGGATCGATGTCTTCTCCACGAGGCGATGGAGTTGAAGAAGAGCATGGAGGGGAAGGTCTTCTTCCATCATCGTGACGGCCATGAGGTTCCCGTCACAGTGCGGACAACACCCATACTGGGTGACCGCGGCAGCGTGCTCGGCGCCGCTCAGATATTCAGCGACAATTCGTCCACCGAGGACCTGGGGCGCAAGATCCGCGAGCTTGAGCGGATGGCGCTCCTCGATCCGCTCACGAGACTTGGGAACAGACGGTACGGTCAGATGAACCTTTCGGGGAAGCTCAGGGAACTCAAGCGCTACGGCTGGCCTTTCGGGGTCCTCTTCATCGATATCGACAAGTTCAAGACCGTCAACGACACGTACGGTCATGAGGCCGGGGACCGGGTTCTACGCCTTGTGGCGGCCACCATACGCAATGGCCTCAGGTCGTCGGACGTGGTCGTGAGGTGGGGAGGCGAGGAATTCGTTGCCATAGTCGCGAGCCTGGACGAAGAGAAGCTGCGTCACGTGGGAGAGAAGCTCCGGGCCCTTGTCGAGAGATCGTCCATCTCCCTCGAGAAGGAGACGAAGAGCATCACCATATCCATCGGCGCCACCCTTGCCCGGAAGAAAGACTCCGCCGCCGCCATCATAAAAAGGGCCGACGCCCTCATGTACCAGAGCAAAAAGCAAGGCCGAAACAGGCTGTCCATCTAAAAGACAGTTTCAGGTTCCAGGTTTCACGTTTCAGGCAAAAGACAAAGAAAACATCTTTGCAGTTCGCAAGGTGAGTGTGCAAAGGTTTCTTCCTGAAACATGAAACCTGGAACCTGAAACTGTTTTTTAGATCTTGAACGACCTTAGTCTTTTCGCCGCTTCGGCTATCTTGTCTTCGCCGATGGTGATGGAGATGCGGAAGTAGCCCTCGCCTTCGTCGCCGAAGCCGCTGCCGGGGGTGACGACGATGCCCGTTTCCTCGATGAGCTTCTCGCAGAAATCGGAGGAGGTGTATCCCTTCGGGACGCGTGCCCAGATGTAATAGGTGGCTTTCGGTCTCTTGACGTCGATCCCCAGTGTCTTGAAGGCTTCGACGACCATGTCGCGCCGTTTTTCCAGCCTGCTGTTGAGCTCGGCGACGGACGTCTGGCTGCCTGTGAGGGCTTCGATGCCGGCGTACTGGATGGCCTGGAAGGCGCCGGAGTCGATGTTCGTCTTGAGTTTGCCCAGGTTGTAGATGCCGTCGGCGCAGCCCACGGCGAAGCCGATCCTCCAGCCGGTCATGCAATATGTCTTGGAAAGGGAATGGAACTCGAGGCAATGCTTCTTTTCCCTGTCGAACTCGAGGATGCTCTTCGGCCGGTACCCGTCGTAGGCGATCTCGCT of Syntrophorhabdus sp. contains these proteins:
- a CDS encoding sensor domain-containing diguanylate cyclase; translated protein: MKDRTGNLLTDRSYRRLLDSLYEGVYLVDRDRTIVYWNDAAEQMTGYKRSEVVGKHCWDGLLMHVDNRGTSLCTDRCLLHEAMELKKSMEGKVFFHHRDGHEVPVTVRTTPILGDRGSVLGAAQIFSDNSSTEDLGRKIRELERMALLDPLTRLGNRRYGQMNLSGKLRELKRYGWPFGVLFIDIDKFKTVNDTYGHEAGDRVLRLVAATIRNGLRSSDVVVRWGGEEFVAIVASLDEEKLRHVGEKLRALVERSSISLEKETKSITISIGATLARKKDSAAAIIKRADALMYQSKKQGRNRLSI